From Candidatus Fermentibacter sp.:
GTTGAGCGAACTGTTCACGAGCCATTTGGCCCACCGCGCGATCTCGAGCGCCCTGCGCGGCCGGGGAGCGGGAGCTATCCCGGAACCTGCGAGCAGGGACTGCACGAGCCCGCCCTCCAGGACGATGAGCCCGCCGGGGTGGATGATCACGGATCCTGGCCCGGTGCGTTCGAAGCCGCCCAGGACCACCGCCTTCTCGACGGAGTCCCAGCCGGGGCCCCAGGCCTCCTCCAGCCCCATCCCGTTGCACAGGCACGCATGCGCCCCGTTGCCGGCGCGCCGCGACACGGCCGAGGCATCGGCGAGATCGGTGGCCTTCACCGCCATCACGACGGCGGAACAGCGCGGCGCCCGGCCGGCCGGGAAGTGCCTCACGATCCTCCGGCGCTCCGCCTCGCCCGAGGCTTCGACCTGCATCTCCGCGTCGGGGCTGCCGTCGGGCCCGACCAGGACGACGTCCAGGTCCGCAGAAAGGGCGGCGGCGAGGCCGATGCCGACCGCGCCGTCGCCCCATATCGCGACGGTCCCGCCTTCCCAGCCGGAGGCCGGGAGGCGGCGCCCGGGCACTACTGGACCGCCTTCTCCTCGCACTTCTGGGCGAAGCTCTCCAGCTTCTCGCGGCCCTTGGATATCAGCTTGTCGGCCTCGACCCTGCCGGTCTCCACGAGCTGCTCGCCCTTGGAGTAGGCATCCTCGGCGGCCTGCCTGATCTTCGCCCTGGTCTCCGATCCCTTGGCGGGAGCGAACAGGAGCGCAGCGACGCCTCCTATGAATGCACCCGCGAGGAAGGCCCAGACCTCTCCACCGCGCTCTGACATGACAACTCCTCCTCTCGTGGCTTCACACCCCGGTTCCACAGCAGTGCTTGTACTTCTTCCCGCTGCCGCACGGGCAGGGGTCGTTCCGGCCCACCTTGGGGACCTCCCTGCGGACAGTCTGGACGGGTCCGGGCGCGCCCTGCGGCTCGGCCCCGCCCCTGGTGCCGGCCCCCGGCGCATCGGGCGAGGCGGAAGGCCTGGCAAGGCCCGGCTGATACGCCCTTCCCGCGGGCAGGCCCTCCCTCCTCAGGGGGACGGCCTGCTGCGGCCAGAGCGACAGCACCTGCTTCACAGCCAGCTTGTCGATCTCGTCGAGCAGGTTCTCGAAGAGGCCGAATGCCTCCTTCTTGAACTCCACCAGCGGATCCCTCTGCCCGTACGCCCTGAGACCTATGCCCTCCTTGAGATGGTCGATCTCGTAGAGGTGCTCCCTCCACCTGACGTCTATCGACCGCAGGACGGACCACTTCTCGAGCTCCCTCATCAGCGGGGCGCCCAGGCGCTCCTCCTTCATGCGGAGGAAGTCCATGATCCGGGAGACGGCGATCCTCCTGGCCTCCGCGGGATCGTCCGTGCGCGAAGGCAGCCCTTCCAGCCCGATGGATACCCCGGAGAGCTCCATGAGCGAGAGCCTGGCCCTGTCGAGGTTCCACTCCTCGGGCTCGGTTCCGTCCGGGATGTGCTCCTCGAGCACGAAGCCGGCAGTGGCCGAGACCATCTCCCGGACCTCCTCGGTCAGCCCCTCGCCGGTGAGGGCCTGGAGCCTCCTGGCGTATACCACCTCTCGCTGCTTGTTGGCCACGTCGTCGTATTCGAGCAGGTGCTTCCTGATGCCGAAGTTGTATTCCTCCACCCGCTTCTGGGCCTTCTCGATGGCCTTCGTCAGCATCGGGTGCTCTATGACCTCCCCCTCCTTGTCGCCGTTCTTCTTGAGGAAGTCGATCATGCGCTCTGATGCGAAGAGCCTGAAAAGGTCGTCTTCGAGAGAGAGGTAGAACCTGCTCGCGCCGGGATCGCCCTGCCTGCCGCTGCGGCCCCTGAGCTGCCTGTCGATCCGCCGGGCCTCGTGCCTCTCGGTGCCGATGACGAAGAGACCGCCCGGGATGCGCGTGCCGTCAGGGCCGGTGACCATCCTCACCGAATCGTCGATCTTGATGTCGGTTCCGCGCCCGGCCATGTTGGTCGCGATCGTCACCGCGCCGGGCTGGCCGGCCAGCGCTATGATCTCGGCCTCGGACTGATGCTGCTTGGCGTTCAGGACGTTGTGGGGGATGCCCCTGGCCGTGAGCAGCCTGTGGAGCGTCTCGGAGACGTCGACCGAGACCGTGCCGACCAGGACCGGCTGCCTGGCCGAATGCAGGGCGGCCACCTCGTCGATCACCGCGGCGTACTTCTCGCGCTTGGTCTTGTAGACCCTGTCGTTGTGGTCGCGGCGCACGACGGGCACGTTGGTCGGGATGACCACCACGTCGAGGTCGTAGATCGACTCGAACTCGGAGGCCTCCGTCTCTGCGGTTCCCGTCATGCCCGACAGCTTGTCGTACATCCTGAAGTAGTTCTGGATGGTGATGGTGGCGAGGGTCTGGGTCTCGGACCTCACCTCGACGTTCTCCTTGGCCTCCAGCGCCTCGTGCAGGCCGTCGCTGAAACGCCTCCCGGGCATGAGCCTTCCGGTGAACTGGTCGACTATCACGACCCGCCCCTGGTCGACGACGTACTCGACGTCCTTCTCGTACATCTGGAAGGCCCTCAGGAGCTGGTCGATGGCGTGGAGGGCCTCGGCCTTCCTGGTCTGCCCCTCGAGCGCCTCCTGTCTGCGCTTCAGCTTTTCGTCGTCGGGGATGGTCAGGGCGTCTATCTCGCCGATGATCTCGGATACGTCCCTCAGGAGGAAGAAGTCGGGATCCTCGGGAGAAAGGAGCTTCCTGCCCATCTCGGAGAGGTTCACCGAGCGCTCCCTCTCGTCTATCGCGAAGTAGAGTTCCTCGTCGAGCTTCCCGAAGGCCTTGTCACGCAGCTTCTCCGCCTCGGTCCTCTGGAGCTCCCTCAGCCTGTCGGGATCCTGCAGGGACTTCTGGAGCCTCCGGTGCTTCGGCGCCCCCCTCCGGGCCTTGAGGTAGAGCTCGGCCGCCTCGTGTACCTCGCCCGCATCCCAGAGGCGGTCGGCCTCGGCGACAATGCCGCCGATCAGTTCGCTCTGCTTCGAGACCAGCCTTCCGACCGCGCCCCTGTAGTCCTTGTACTGCGTGGCCGTCCTGGCCACGGGACCGCTGATGATCAGGGGGGTGCGGGCCTCGTCCACGAGGACGCTGTCGACCTCGTCCACTATGCAGTAGCGGAAGCCCCTGTGGACGCGGTCCTCCAGCCTCACGGCCATGTTGTCGCGGAGGTAGTCGAAACCGAACTCGTTGTTCGTGCCGTAGGTGATGTCGCAGGAATAGGCCGCCCTGCGCTCCGGAGGGGTCATCCCCTGCTGGATGCAGCCTACGGTCAGGCCCAGGAATTCGTACACGGGCCCCATCCACTGGGAGTCCCTGAGGGCCAGATAGTCGTTCACCGTCACGAGGTGGGCGCCCCTGCCGACGGGCATCCCTTCGATCGGCTCGAAGGTCCAGCGTGCGGGGTCGGAGCCCCATTCACGCTCGGCCAGGGCCGTCCATCGCTCGTCGAGCGGGAGGGCGTTCAGGTACATGGGCATCACGGCGACGAGGGTCTTGCCCTCGCCGGTGGCCATCTCGGCTATCCTGCCCTCGTGGAGGACGATGCCGCCCATGAGCTGCACGTCGTAGGGCACCATGTTCCACTGGGTGTCGCGCCCCGTCACCTTCCAGGAGCGCCCGCAGAGTCTGCGGCAGGCCTCCCTGACTGTCGCGAAGGCCTCGCAGAGTATGTCGTCGAGGGTCTCCCCCTCCGCGAGCCTGCGTCTGAAGACGGCGGTGGAGCCCGCGAGCTCCGCGTCCGTCATGGCGGCGATCCGGTCGGAGAGCGCGTTCATCTCGTCGACCAGAGGACGCATCCTCCGGACGTGCTTTCTCTGTCTGTCGCCGAAGAGGGTCTTCAGGAAGCCGGTGATCAAGTCAGTCCTCCGCTATGAAATGCCAGGCCAGCGCGTATCCAGCGGCCGCGCCGGCCAGGTCGGCGAGCAGGTCCCATGGGTCGACGCATCCGCCATCGCGGGCGTCCCATATCTCCTTGGCCACGCCGAGCCCCAGGGCGAACGCGGCACCCGCGGCCTCCGGGGAGCCTCCTCCGGCGCCGCAGTGCCCGGCAACCCCGGAGGCCGTGCAGCCCGCGTCGGCGGAGATGACCGCGTGCAGCACCCTGTCCTCCCTCGCGAGCGGGCAGCCCGTGGAGGGTATAATAATGCCCGCGAGCAGGGCGAGGACGAGGATGCAGGTGTGCCCCGGCTCCCGCGCCTTCCCTTCCGACCCCGCTCCGGGCCAGGGCGGCCGGGGGAGCACCAGGCCCAGGAGGGCGAGCAGCGCTGCAAGGACCGCCCAGAGCCTCCTACTCGTATTCGTACTGCCTCGTCATAGTGAGGAGCGAATCCGACACCCTGACGAACTCCTCCGAGGACCCCCCGAGCCGCACCGCCTCCGAGAGCCGCTGGGAGGCAAGCTCGAGCCGCCCGTTCCTCATGTCGGACCGGGCGGCGGACACGAGCCCCCATCCCAGCGACCTGAGCGCATCCGGCGTCGTGAGCGCCTCCACGGACCTCCTGAGCGCCCAGAGGCGCCTCTCCTGATCGCCCTCCAGGAAGGCTACCGAGGCGCAGGCATCCCAGTATCCCGGCTCGAACCATCTCGCGCGCCTGATCTCCAGGAGGTTGGCCGAGGCCTCTTCCAGAAGCCCCGCCCCGCAGAGCTCCTCCACCAGCATGGACCTGTAGAAGCCCTCATCCGGAGCGAGTTCCACGCATCGCCTGAGGAGCTCGAGCGACCTGTCCCCCGCTCCTTCTGCACTCTCCAGGACGGAGAGCCAGCAGCAGGCGTCGGCCGCGGTGGAGTCGTCAGGAGACAGGGAGCTGTCGCGCAGGTACCGGAGCGACTCTTCGTGGCCGCAGGCTGCGGCATGGTAGCGCGCGGAACCGCCGTTCCTGAGCAGTCCGGCCAGCTCGAGCACCTCCTGCTGCCTCCCGGAACGCCTCAGGGCCTTGAAGTACTCCGCGAGGAACAGCTCCTCGTCCGGCTCCATCCTCCATGCCGCGAGGGCATGAACGCAGGCGCTGTCGGGCATCTCCATCAGGTTGTACGCCCTGGCGAGGCGCCATCGGATCCAGGGGTCCCGGGGGTGCTCGGCGGTTTCGGCCCGGAGCGCAGGGATCGCTTCCGCCACGCGTCCGAGGTGCATGAGCGAATCGCCGGACGAGCCCAGGAGCGCGGCTGCCAGGACCGTTGCCGGGAAGGGGTTCAGTTGCCTTCCAGAGCGT
This genomic window contains:
- a CDS encoding ketopantoate reductase C-terminal domain-containing protein — translated: MPGRRLPASGWEGGTVAIWGDGAVGIGLAAALSADLDVVLVGPDGSPDAEMQVEASGEAERRRIVRHFPAGRAPRCSAVVMAVKATDLADASAVSRRAGNGAHACLCNGMGLEEAWGPGWDSVEKAVVLGGFERTGPGSVIIHPGGLIVLEGGLVQSLLAGSGIAPAPRPRRALEIARWAKWLVNSSLNPVAALSSLRNDELHPAGLSPLVYGILEEITPAVPAASREEALEEARGMLGFLLESSHNRASMLQDLEAGRRTEIEFMTGLAERILPGACPAASAVASLVRARQVRAR
- a CDS encoding YtxH domain-containing protein; this encodes MSERGGEVWAFLAGAFIGGVAALLFAPAKGSETRAKIRQAAEDAYSKGEQLVETGRVEADKLISKGREKLESFAQKCEEKAVQ
- the secA gene encoding preprotein translocase subunit SecA; the encoded protein is MITGFLKTLFGDRQRKHVRRMRPLVDEMNALSDRIAAMTDAELAGSTAVFRRRLAEGETLDDILCEAFATVREACRRLCGRSWKVTGRDTQWNMVPYDVQLMGGIVLHEGRIAEMATGEGKTLVAVMPMYLNALPLDERWTALAEREWGSDPARWTFEPIEGMPVGRGAHLVTVNDYLALRDSQWMGPVYEFLGLTVGCIQQGMTPPERRAAYSCDITYGTNNEFGFDYLRDNMAVRLEDRVHRGFRYCIVDEVDSVLVDEARTPLIISGPVARTATQYKDYRGAVGRLVSKQSELIGGIVAEADRLWDAGEVHEAAELYLKARRGAPKHRRLQKSLQDPDRLRELQRTEAEKLRDKAFGKLDEELYFAIDERERSVNLSEMGRKLLSPEDPDFFLLRDVSEIIGEIDALTIPDDEKLKRRQEALEGQTRKAEALHAIDQLLRAFQMYEKDVEYVVDQGRVVIVDQFTGRLMPGRRFSDGLHEALEAKENVEVRSETQTLATITIQNYFRMYDKLSGMTGTAETEASEFESIYDLDVVVIPTNVPVVRRDHNDRVYKTKREKYAAVIDEVAALHSARQPVLVGTVSVDVSETLHRLLTARGIPHNVLNAKQHQSEAEIIALAGQPGAVTIATNMAGRGTDIKIDDSVRMVTGPDGTRIPGGLFVIGTERHEARRIDRQLRGRSGRQGDPGASRFYLSLEDDLFRLFASERMIDFLKKNGDKEGEVIEHPMLTKAIEKAQKRVEEYNFGIRKHLLEYDDVANKQREVVYARRLQALTGEGLTEEVREMVSATAGFVLEEHIPDGTEPEEWNLDRARLSLMELSGVSIGLEGLPSRTDDPAEARRIAVSRIMDFLRMKEERLGAPLMRELEKWSVLRSIDVRWREHLYEIDHLKEGIGLRAYGQRDPLVEFKKEAFGLFENLLDEIDKLAVKQVLSLWPQQAVPLRREGLPAGRAYQPGLARPSASPDAPGAGTRGGAEPQGAPGPVQTVRREVPKVGRNDPCPCGSGKKYKHCCGTGV